In Acidisarcina polymorpha, the DNA window CGCATCCTCAGTCGCGGCAGTCGTTATGATCGATCCGGCTTTCGGCTGTTCGTGGGGTTTGCGAAAGGCATACACGATCGCCAACAGCGGCGGAGCCAACAAGACGCCCCAGAAAGGAATCACCACCCCAAGGACCAACGGCACTAATAGCGATGCCCAGATGGGCACCCTCGTCACCCGCTTCATCAGCATCGGCTGCAGCAAAAGCTGATCGATGACCACGATCACGGCGTAAAGTCCGAGAAGGTAGAGCAGCCGTTCCATGTCGCGCCCGCTGAGCAGGATGGCGAAGACCGGGCCGAGAAGCCCGATGACTGCGCCAAAGTTGGGAATAAACGTCATCAATCCGGCGATCAGCGCCCACATGGGGGCAAGCGGCACATGGATAAGCATTAATCCGATCAGCCACAGGATCGCGCAGCAGAAGGCCTCGATCGAGACCGCGCGCCACCAGTTCACGAGCGCAGTTCCGGCGGTAGCGCTGTGCGTTTTTAAATCGGACAGCATGACAGTTAGAGTCTATCTGCAGGACCGAGGATGGATTTTCATGTTTTCAATTCGACGCCCTGATCAGAATACGATCCAGCACTTCCTTGACGGCCGAGTCAACGATCGTTATTCGTATTCCGAAGTCGGCGCTTCTCGAAGCGGCGCTCCGGCGGGATACAACGTCGACCATAACCGCGTGATGTTGGGTCGCGGTGAAGGGGTTTTCGAGCAAACCAAAGTCGCGATAGGCGGGTGGAAGATGTTCCAGATCGGATGGGTGGAATTGATCCATCCTGGCCGGCCGGTCGAGGTTGGTATGAATGTAGGCATCCTTGCGCGTACCATGGGGTTGTACTCGCTAAGTTCCTCCCGAGTCGCTTATTTGCTGGATGAGCAGCAACCGGTCCGGCGATGGGGTTTCGGCTATGGCACGCTGACCGCTCATGTCGAGCGGGGCGAAGAGCGGTTCTCGGTCGAGTGGCTGGCGGACAATACGGTCTGGTATGACCTTTTTGCCTTCT includes these proteins:
- a CDS encoding AI-2E family transporter: MLSDLKTHSATAGTALVNWWRAVSIEAFCCAILWLIGLMLIHVPLAPMWALIAGLMTFIPNFGAVIGLLGPVFAILLSGRDMERLLYLLGLYAVIVVIDQLLLQPMLMKRVTRVPIWASLLVPLVLGVVIPFWGVLLAPPLLAIVYAFRKPHEQPKAGSIITTAATEDAPVNKVQQP
- a CDS encoding DUF1990 domain-containing protein, translating into MFSIRRPDQNTIQHFLDGRVNDRYSYSEVGASRSGAPAGYNVDHNRVMLGRGEGVFEQTKVAIGGWKMFQIGWVELIHPGRPVEVGMNVGILARTMGLYSLSSSRVAYLLDEQQPVRRWGFGYGTLTAHVERGEERFSVEWLADNTVWYDLFAFSQPRHPLARLGYPASRFYQQRFATDSMRVMKMALSRTNNLP